The genomic region ATAGCTGTAGCAAAACATCCAGGATTGGCTATACTATTCGATTTTTTTATTGTTTCTTTTTGTAATTCTGGTAATCCATAGACAAAATTTCTATTTTTAAAAGCGGATTGATTCATGATTCTGAAATCTTGACTTAAATCAATGACTTTTGTTATTTCTGATATATGATTCAATTCTTTTCTAGACTGTCCATGTCCTGAACAAAGAAATACTACATCTATTTCTTTGTTTAAATCACGAGAAAATTTCATATTTTCTATTTCTCCTAATAGATCTTGATGAATCAAATGAATCAATTTTCCTGGATGACTTCTACTAACTATACTTTTTATTTTAGTTTTTGGATGATGAATCATCAATCTAATTAATTCTCCAGCAGTATATCCAGTTCCTCCAATAATACCTATTTCAATCATTTTTCTTTTTTATTTAAATTATGATACATTTTCATTTGATTACTCAAAATCTTTGTAAAACCCCTCACATCTTCTGCACTCCAAGCATAATTCATTTCTCCATATTGAGCCATGTTAGAAGATGCCATCAAATCAAATTTAGATTTGATCCCTACTAAATGAAATCTATAAGGATATAGAATTATATCTACAGTACCGGTCAATCTTTCTTGTGTACTTTTTAAAAACTTTTCTATATCACGCATAACAGGATCTAAGTATTGAGCTTCATGAAGTAACATCCCATACCAATTAGACAATTGCTCTTTCCAATAAAGTTGCCATTTCGTGAGAATGTGTTTCTCCAATAGATGATGAGCCTTGATAATAATAATTGCAGCTGAAGCTTCAAATGCTACTCTCCCCTTAATCCCCAAAATAGTATCTCCTATGTGTATGCCTCTTCCTATAGCAAATTCTGAGGCTATTTTTTCAATTTTGATTATGTTTTTTATAGCTTTACCTTTTTCTTGATTAACACCTACTAGTTCTCCTTTTTCAAATTCTAGTTCTAAGTTTTCCCTTTTTTTTCTACTCAATTTGGTTGGATAGGCCTCTTCAGGAAAATCGTGAGAAGAAGTCAGTGTTTCCTTTCCTCCTATACTAGTTCCCCAAATTCCTTTGTTGATAGAATATTTTGCTTGATCCCAACAAATAGATATTCCTTGATCTTTCAAATATTCAATCTCTTCTTCTCTAGAAACTTTCATATCTCTTATAGGAGATAAAGTTATTTTTTCTGGACAAATAATTTGAAAGGCTATATCAAATCTAATTTGATCGTTTCCAGCTCCTGTACTCCCATGAGCAATTGCTTTCGCTTGAATAAAAGTTGCATACTGTGCTATTTTAATAGCCTGAAAAATTCTTTCTGAACTTACTGAAAGCGGATAAGTATTATTCTTAAGAATATTTCCGAATATAAGATATTTTATGCAGTTTTGATAGTACTCTTCTATGGAATCAATAGTTTTGTGAGACTGAGATCCAATGCTTATAGCTCTTTTTTCAATTTTTTCTAACTCATTTTTGTTGAACCCTCCTGTATTAATGATAACTGTATGAACTTCGTATTTTTCTCGGATAAGATATTTTAAAC from Blattabacterium cuenoti harbors:
- a CDS encoding argininosuccinate synthase domain-containing protein, yielding MKIKVRVSHEEDTKYASLICQKIEEAAKSRGTGIKKKDPEYIKSKMIHGNAVIAFCDEKLAGFSYLDIFQNKEFVVNSGLIVFPEFRKQGLAKIIKIEIFKLSRKKFPNSKIFSITTSNPVIKINTELGFKPVAFSELTQSEEFWKGCQSCANFDILTRNHRTMCLCTGLLYDPNTDKNKSNKKKYRNNYLSPGDKIVLAYSGGLDTSYCLKYLIREKYEVHTVIINTGGFNKNELEKIEKRAISIGSQSHKTIDSIEEYYQNCIKYLIFGNILKNNTYPLSVSSERIFQAIKIAQYATFIQAKAIAHGSTGAGNDQIRFDIAFQIICPEKITLSPIRDMKVSREEEIEYLKDQGISICWDQAKYSINKGIWGTSIGGKETLTSSHDFPEEAYPTKLSRKKRENLELEFEKGELVGVNQEKGKAIKNIIKIEKIASEFAIGRGIHIGDTILGIKGRVAFEASAAIIIIKAHHLLEKHILTKWQLYWKEQLSNWYGMLLHEAQYLDPVMRDIEKFLKSTQERLTGTVDIILYPYRFHLVGIKSKFDLMASSNMAQYGEMNYAWSAEDVRGFTKILSNQMKMYHNLNKKEK